The Paenibacillus amylolyticus genome contains the following window.
CATCATTAACGGGGAGATATACCCCATAATAGCGAACTGTTTTCGCTGCTCAGGCGCCATATTGGCTTGTGATACCTTGGCTTGAATCAGATAAATGACCGCAACCACCACAGCGAGTACGTAATCCGGCGCGCCCAGTTTAAACCACAGGAACGAATGGGAGGACAACTCCGGTGTAAGTCGGATGGCTGTGTATATCCCGGACAGAATAGGCAACTGTATAAGCATCGGCAAGCAACCAATGTTCAGCGGATTGAACTTGTGTTTCTTGTATAGTTCCATCGTTTCCTGTGACAGCTTTTGCTTATCAGCAGGGTCATTTTTGCCTTCATATTTTTTCTTGAGCGCATCCATTTCTGGTTTCATGGCGTTCATGATGACTCGTGTTCCCTGCTGGGACTTGGCTTGACGCATCATCAATGGTAACAGTGCCAGACGAATGACCAGCGTAATGACGATAATTGCGACCCCGTAACTTCCGCTAAATAGGGTAGCAATATGCTGAATCAGATACGACAGCGGAAATACAATATAGTGATTAAAAAATCCCGGTGTCGATGAAGTAATCTCCGACACGTTGTTACTGCATCCGGCAAGCAGCATGACTGCAAACAAAATGGCAATCAGGCCATAGACCCGTCCCTTGCCCGATCTAAAAGTGAATCCCTTGTTAGTTTTATGTTCCATATATATCCTCCTCGTTGATTTGTTGACCCATCGTTCAACGAGGAATGACAATCTGAATCATCTTCATCGGGCGCTTCTCTTCGTCTGATCAAGCGGCTCCAGACTTCCTGTCTGTGTTGTCTATCCAAGCACAATGCGGGAAGTACTGGTTCAAGTCCACCACCCACGCCACCTTCCATCCAGTACTCTGTCATGCCACAGTGTAGATGGGCAATATAAGCATAGCTAACGGTGAAGATGAGTCCAATCGAGAATAAATATGGTAAAAACTCCTGCAGTTCAAACAAGGGATTCACCCCCTTTATAGGTTAGTTTTTATATTATAACACTTACATATTGTTTTTGCATAAATCCATATATGAAAAAAGTTATTATTCAACTACTCCGTTCTCAATTTGGACATTTCTAGCTCAGCTTTGTGTTTGGCAACGTTATAAGAAGGCCAGGCACGATTGGATGTATCCATCTCCAGATAAGCTTGACGTTCCAGCATTTCTCTCTTGAGATCCGGGTACTCCTTCAGCGCAAACTCTCGAAGTAACGGAGTTGCATCAGCCGATAGACTTGCCAGGTAGGTGACATCAATATCGCCAGTCTGGTGGTAACGTTCTATGTTCAATTCGGCAATTCTGCGATCCATGCCCACATAATTGACCGCAACATAGGCAGTAAGCGCCAGTATAATATAGCAGCGAATCAGTGGAATCGACGTATACCGTATACGAAGGCCGGCAATCAGCAACAGAAGTGCCAGAAAAATCATGAATGCGTGTACCAGAAACCGAATGTAGGTATATCCATATGCTTGCTCATACAGATTTAGGCGCATAAACGCGGAATATAACATAATTGCTGAACAGCTGACCAGGATCAGGAGCAGTACCTGATGTACGATGGAACCCGCTTTTCCACTCGGACGCGTAAATTGCAAAGCAACAATAAGAATAAAAAAGTTAATACCCGTAACGAGAATCAACTCGGCGAATCCACTTCTCGCATACTCCGCGTAAGACAAGTCTACCGGAAGTTGTCCCTCTCCCGCACCAAACAGATACGAAAACTGTACAAGCACAAACAAAACGTACACACCGTTGATGACGATCAGCATCGTACCCATAATGATGGGGTCCAACCTGAATGGTTCCCGCTGAACCGGAGTGCGTTCTCCATTTTTCCAATGTGCATTCTCTCTCTTCTCTGCCTCATATTGCATCGGCTGCACAAATCCCCATACATAACCGAATAGCAATATGCCCGCGACGAGAACCCAGATGATTCTGGGCAATCCTGGCGTAAAAGTTAGTTGATTCAGCCACTCCGGGAAACCGGATAAATATTGATCGAAGACTCCGTCAGCTGAAGACAGTAATGCGATGACAACGATAAGAATAGGCAAAGACGCCACAAGACCGATGAGCACTTTGAAAACAACTGTTTTCTGTGATTTGCCCATGCCACGCCCCCTGCTCTCACAGCAATGACCCCAACAGTCCCCCAATGACGTATGGCTTGAGGCAGTAAATGGTCAATCGCCGTACCAATCAACCCGATCTCCCACCACTGTTTCTGTTTTCTACCCATCAGATAAGTCATATGTAAGATGATTAGGCCCGGTACAACCAGGAAATTAAGAACACGCAGCAGTTCATTGTCGTATAACAGAAACGTTAGTGATAACAACAACACTACACCCGCCACAAAAGCATCAATGAACTTGAAGGACCTTATACGATCCCGTGCAAACAAATACATGAACACATAAAAGAGAATAACGAAGATTGGATACGATACGCCAAGCTCATTACCATAGAATAAATACTGGTGAATGATCGCCAGCATCCATGCAGACAGTAGCGTGATTAGAGCACGGTGCGGTGAAGCCATTATTTTATCAATCATGGGAAAAACCTCCATTAACCTTTCTATGACTAATTCTAGATGATAAAATAGGAATATAAATAGAAATTAAAATCAGCAAAACTTCTTATTTTAGAGGAATCCGTCAGTGTTCACCTCCAGGAGGCAATCATCACTTTGAAATTACATCAGCAATACCTGCTATTACATCGCCAATTCGGTCACCATAGAGAACATGAACTTACGCTTGCTGACCTCGCTGAATTACTCGATTGCACGCATCGTAACACATTAACAATTGTCAAAAAGATGGTTGCTCAAGACTGGATACGTTGGGTTTCTCAGCGTGGACGCGGTCGCCGTTCTTCACTGACCTTGCTCATCCCGGCTGATCAAATCGCCGCTGAATACATGATGCAGGCCATGAATCGCCGGGAATTGCAGGAAGCTGCCGAGCAGGTGAGTGCATTCTCCAGTTCAACAGCCATGCAGGATCATCTAAACCAGTGGTTACTAGGATATTCAGGCCATCATACAGAAGCAGGCACCAATAATGAGCAGATTGATACACTTCGGTTACCCCTGCGCCAACAGCTTCATGCGCTTGATCCGCTGTACATTAATTTGCTCGCTGAGTCCTTTGTTACCAGTCATGTCTTTGACGGGTTGGTTCAGCGGGGTGATCAAGGCGAGATTCTCCCCTGTCTCGCTCATACCTGGGATGTTAGTGCAGACCGACAGACCTGGACGTTTTATTTACGAAAAGGCATTATATTTCACAATGGTTAGCTGCTGACAGCTCATGATATTGTGCATACGTTTGAACGGCTGCAATCCACAGTTCGGCGGACACTGTACCGTGATGTAAGTAAACAGATTTTATCTATCGAAGCGGTCGATTACTTAACCGTGTGTTTTCAGCTTCAAGAGCCTCACGAATTGTTTTTGTCTTTCCTGACGACAAGTCGTGCGGCAATTGTACCTTCACCCGGAACACACGAACAGAGCAAGAAGCATACGGGTGATGTCGATGGAATGCAAAAACCTGTCGGAACCGGGCCGTTCAAGGTTACTGCTTGGGATGATCACTTGTGCAGACTTGAAGCCTTTTCATCGTATTTCCAGGGTAGAGCTCATATGGATCGGGTAGATATTCTGCAAATTCCGTGGAGTGCCTCGGACAAAATGGATGGTCATCAAGAGATCGAAACTCCATTCTTCCACCTTGTCCATAATCCGTCTTCGTCTGCAAGTTCAGACTGGACACAGATTAGTGCAGGTGTAATGGTTCATAAATTACTCACGTGTAATACGCAAAAACCGGACCGTTAAACGATCCGGAAGTAAGAGCTCACATCCAGTCATGCCTTGCTGGCATGTATAGAGATGACCGATATGCAGATGACTCTGAGATCGCGGTACCTGATTTTAGTGCGGTGAGTACCCGGATGGTCCAGGTCCATTCGGCGGGATGTAGCGATAGATCTCAACGACTCACTGCCACTCCTCCCATTTCCCTGCACATTGCAACCATTCCACAATACCGCAGGGATGCTCAACAACTGGCATCTATTTTGGAGCAGTGCGGTTACTCCTGTACCGTCCGCACAGGCACGATGGAGCAGTTCAAAGGAGATCTGCGGCTGGAGTCTGATCTGATTCTCTTTCTCTGATTCGGGACAGAGACGAAGAACTGCGCAGGTATGATCTCTACTCTACGGTGTCTGAGCATCTGGAAGATTCGGCTCGGATGACGATTCATAAGATGTTGCAATCCGTTGTTGCCTCTCCGATTGCAGCAGATCGAACTGCTGAATTAGATCGAATTGAGCGATTCTTGGTTAGCCAGAATTTACTCTTCCATTTATCCAAAAAACCGGTAGAAACCGCTTATTTGCCTTCCGTGCGCGGCCTATCTTTCAACAGCCAGGGCTGGGTGAACCTGCGTCATATCTGGTTTCCGTCGCAGCTAAAGAATTGAGAAGGATTTGGACTATGCTAAAATAAGAAAATGACATTAACTGAAACCCTACATTATAAATTGCACCACATTAAGGAGGCATTACATTCATGAGTAAACTAATTTTCTTTCTTGGCGGTGCCGGGAGCGGCAAAACCACGCTTGCCAAAGCCCTTTCCCGTAAACATAAAGCTGCTTTCTTCGACATGGATATCCTGCTTCGTCCCGCGGCTGAGGCAATCATGACCCTTCAGGGACTCGATCCTTCCGACCGGGATTCACCTGAATACAAACGGCTGTGCCGTGATCTTGGGTATCGCATTACGATGGACGCCGCACTAGATAACGTGCAGCTGGGTATTGATACAATTGTTGTCGGGCCATTTACCAAAGAAATCGGAACAACGGATTGGATTGCTCAGGAACTTGCACGGATTGCACGTTCTCTGGAAGATACGGATGTGCGGGTGGCTTATATTTATCTGGAGAATGAAGCCTTGTATCACAAGCGGATTACAGCGAGACAATCTCCATTGGATGAATGGAAACTTGATAACTGGGATACCTTCACAGCTTCTCTCGTTCGTAAAGAAGTAGCTTGGTCGCTCCCTGCTTCATCCGTCGCTTACATTGACAACTCCAGTGATGATCCGGCCATTGCCTATGCCGAACTTGAACGACGGATGTACGAGTAAAAAATGTATCACTTCTTCACTTAACTTACTTAGATGATAGATAGAATAAACGCTACTCTCGCCAAGTTGTGACTTGCTTCTTGAACTCTAACGAATCTGAGGCACCTTATTGCCTTGTTTAGACTGATATTAAAATTCTAACGAACCTCAGTAACACTAAACGGGAGAGAACGAGTACAAAATGGCAGAAATACGCTAAAATTAAAGAGATAAGGTGTCTCTGATTCGTTACGATTGTAATATGGCTCATAACCTTGAAATAGGGTGTGTCAGGTTCGTTAGCGCTAAGATTAAAAAAAAGGACCTGTCTCACCGAGCCTCGCAGGCCGATGAAACTGATCCTTTTTACCATCAAATAGCCACTCAAGCCCCTCCGAAAGATGAACCTTCTCTCCCAATGGGACATCTAACATGAAATGAATTGAGCAGAATACTTCTCATTCGTCCTTTGCCTTATCATTACCTTGTCATTACCTTGTCATTACCGATCATTTCCCCAGCTATGCGCTGAGCATAAAATATACATAAATCCCATCCCTTATCCGCGCTGACGCGCCGCATGACGTTCAGCAATACGAGCCGTAATTATTCCATGGCTTTCATCAATCTCTTCCGGTGTACACGCTGCTTTCAGCTCATATACTTTCACCGGCGAACGATCAATGATATCCAGAAATGAATCAAAGAATGTCATGTCTTTACTATGAATATATGGACACCAATGGTCTGCCAACCCTACGGTTTCATGAATATGTACGCCAACCACGTGATCAATCAATGCGTTAGCCTCACGTACATTATCGTACAGCCCCATCCGATCCATCATCATGCCATGACCAATATCGTACCAGAGACCAAGCGGTGCGCCTTTCATGCGTCCAATAATGGTTCCTGCTTCATGCAATGTCGGCATCTGATAACAGCGTGAACGGGTCTCAATACCGAAATTCACCCGTACCCCGCTGCTCTGACAACTCACACACCTCTTCCAGACTCTCCTGAATCCGGCTCAGGTAATGTGCGCTAGCATCTTCCCGCTTCTCCAGCATCTCTTGCCATAAAGATTGATATGCGGGTGAATCCGGCCCTTGATCATGATATATCTTTTTTAACGCTTCATCTATATTGTATTCAAACGGCACCTCACCGGGATGTACAACGACCGCCTTGGCACCATATCGATGTGCGTACTCGGCTGAGCGAAGCAACAGTTCAATTGCCCGTTTGCGGCGCGGCTCATCGTCGAATCCAAGCAGGACGGAATCTGTCCCATAATCCGGATCAGCCACATGCGGAAATGTATTATGCACACTGGATACACCGATCTCACCCCGTTCAATCATCGGCTCTATCGTCTTCAGCATCTCTTCCGTGACGTTGTAGTTCAGTTCAACCTGTCTAAATCCGAGAGACTTGATCTCCTCGATCATACCTTGTCCGGTCGTATGACGTTTAATATTCCAACATGTCGAGAACGAATATTCCTGTTTGTCCGTATACATGATTGTTCCTCCTGCCTCTCATTCTATCGCCTATTCATATTCCATTTTATCTCTATCTATATAAGTTGAACCAATACACTTACACTAGATCACTCCAATTGCAGTACCATCTTCTGATCGCTGTTATCCCCAGATTTTTCTGATCCCCTTCTCCACACGGGAATAATCCGGTGATAGCTTGTGCTTCCGATGCAGCTTTCTTGCAGAAAGCTTTCAGGCGAACGCTTCGCTTCTTCAGATCGGTTCTGCACTCTTCGTTCTCGTGTAAATGTTCAGTCCATCTTATCCACCTATTCATTCCTCTATCCGTTATCCTCATGCAGGGTCAATTCAAATCTCATCTTGTTCGCAGTCTTTCCAGGTACATACCGATAGATGATCTCCGCATGATTTACGTACATTAACACGGATGGTTCAGGCGCCTCAGCCTTTACTGTACACGTAAGCCCAGGGAACTGCCATAAGGCAGGCGTAATATCCTGCTGACGGAGGGAAGGCCCTCTGATTTCAAAATAAACGTCTATCTCATCCACGGTATCCAAGTCGACATCAATGGTTAACGAATCTGGCGTCAGATCCGCATCAAACGTCACTCCCCGCAGATGACTGTTCCATCCCTCCCCTACCTCACGGCGGATCAAGCGGAGATAATAACGCTCTCCCGTCTGCGTCTGCCAGTGGATTGTGGCTGGATGCATCTGGCCGTTGGTATTCACACTTCCCGACATGGCACCGATCATCCGATTCTCACCAATCCAGGCGTTGGCAGTACATAGATTCCGATTGGACGCTGGATCATGGCGCTCACACAGTTCCATGAATTGTTTCCGCACAAGCCGATCCTCTTGATGAGCCCTGAAATACGGCACGGCTTCTGCGGGCACATCCACCCCAAGGAGGGCAATCAGCGGATCATGGCCTGACTCACAGTTAATGCCTGCCAGATATTCATACCCTTCACCAAGCATCAGATAGATAAATACACCAATTGAACTATGCTCCCGCATCTCCATGTCATACGCCCGAGAAAATGGGCCGGAGAGATTCTCAAGGTTCGCATTGTAATATAGCGCAATGTTATTCCACAGCCCATGTTCAATCCGGTGTCCAATTTCAACCAAACGTTCGGTGAGTCCATACTTTCGATACATGCCGAGCACGGACAGATCCACCCCGTAATAGGTTGTCGTATTGAATTCAGCGAATGTACCGTCGTACACTTCAAACTCCTTCATCATTCTCTCTGCCTGTTCATCCGAATGCTGAATCCATTCGGCTCGGTTCAAGCGATGGCCGTAGTAGTGGGTGATGAAAATATGCATTAACTCAATATTGGTGTTCATGGGGATGACGTCGGATAACCTGCGTTCTATTGACCCTTGAACAGCCAATGCCATGGCATGGTCCATCCGTTTCATGAGTGTTTCCGGTATAAGTTCGGAGAATTCGGCAGTTACGACCACACAGACACAAGCGATAAACTCGCGCCAGTTGGGATCATAACTGATCCAGACCGGTGGCAGGACCTGATTCACTGCCGAATGAAAGAGGCGCTTCAGTTGTTTGGAATCTGCCGTCTCTGTGAGCAGAGAACTCTCTTCCTGTAGTTTATGGATAAACTGCGCAGACACCTTCTCAAAGGTGCGTTCCAGGAAATAGGCCGTGCCTGGCGCAAAAGATTTCCAAGCATAGTGACCCGCTGGTGGATGCACATCATT
Protein-coding sequences here:
- a CDS encoding TIM barrel protein; protein product: MYTDKQEYSFSTCWNIKRHTTGQGMIEEIKSLGFRQVELNYNVTEEMLKTIEPMIERGEIGVSSVHNTFPHVADPDYGTDSVLLGFDDEPRRKRAIELLLRSAEYAHRYGAKAVVVHPGEVPFEYNIDEALKKIYHDQGPDSPAYQSLWQEMLEKREDASAHYLSRIQESLEEVCELSEQRGTGEFRY
- a CDS encoding AAA family ATPase, with the translated sequence MSKLIFFLGGAGSGKTTLAKALSRKHKAAFFDMDILLRPAAEAIMTLQGLDPSDRDSPEYKRLCRDLGYRITMDAALDNVQLGIDTIVVGPFTKEIGTTDWIAQELARIARSLEDTDVRVAYIYLENEALYHKRITARQSPLDEWKLDNWDTFTASLVRKEVAWSLPASSVAYIDNSSDDPAIAYAELERRMYE
- a CDS encoding SgrR family transcriptional regulator, which translates into the protein MKLHQQYLLLHRQFGHHREHELTLADLAELLDCTHRNTLTIVKKMVAQDWIRWVSQRGRGRRSSLTLLIPADQIAAEYMMQAMNRRELQEAAEQVSAFSSSTAMQDHLNQWLLGYSGHHTEAGTNNEQIDTLRLPLRQQLHALDPLYINLLAESFVTSHVFDGLVQRGDQGEILPCLAHTWDVSADRQTWTFYLRKGIIFHNG
- a CDS encoding ABC transporter substrate-binding protein; translated protein: MHTFERLQSTVRRTLYRDVSKQILSIEAVDYLTVCFQLQEPHELFLSFLTTSRAAIVPSPGTHEQSKKHTGDVDGMQKPVGTGPFKVTAWDDHLCRLEAFSSYFQGRAHMDRVDILQIPWSASDKMDGHQEIETPFFHLVHNPSSSASSDWTQISAGVMVHKLLTCNTQKPDR
- a CDS encoding DUF4173 domain-containing protein, whose translation is MLIGLVASLPILIVVIALLSSADGVFDQYLSGFPEWLNQLTFTPGLPRIIWVLVAGILLFGYVWGFVQPMQYEAEKRENAHWKNGERTPVQREPFRLDPIIMGTMLIVINGVYVLFVLVQFSYLFGAGEGQLPVDLSYAEYARSGFAELILVTGINFFILIVALQFTRPSGKAGSIVHQVLLLILVSCSAIMLYSAFMRLNLYEQAYGYTYIRFLVHAFMIFLALLLLIAGLRIRYTSIPLIRCYIILALTAYVAVNYVGMDRRIAELNIERYHQTGDIDVTYLASLSADATPLLREFALKEYPDLKREMLERQAYLEMDTSNRAWPSYNVAKHKAELEMSKLRTE
- the yidC gene encoding membrane protein insertase YidC, which gives rise to MEHKTNKGFTFRSGKGRVYGLIAILFAVMLLAGCSNNVSEITSSTPGFFNHYIVFPLSYLIQHIATLFSGSYGVAIIVITLVIRLALLPLMMRQAKSQQGTRVIMNAMKPEMDALKKKYEGKNDPADKQKLSQETMELYKKHKFNPLNIGCLPMLIQLPILSGIYTAIRLTPELSSHSFLWFKLGAPDYVLAVVVAVIYLIQAKVSQANMAPEQRKQFAIMGYISPLMMAFFSLSAPAAMPLYWTVGGSFLVLQTLLFRKMYPLEHPQEPVVVEVSKKKNKKSNSSKPTRKPAKS